The sequence TATTACTGATAAAATGACTGGTAGAAGCAAAGGTTTTGCTTTTGTTGAAATGCAAAATGACGAGGATGCTGCAAGAGCAATCTCTGAATTAAATGGCAAACCAATTAAAGAAAGACAAATCACTGTGTCTGAAGCTAAACCAAAAGAAGAAAAAAGAGAATTTAAACCAAGAAGATCTTTTAATAACAACAATAATAATAGATATTAACAATCTTAATACTTCTCAAATAAAAAATCCCGCAAA comes from Bacteroidota bacterium and encodes:
- a CDS encoding RNA-binding protein, whose amino-acid sequence is MNIYIGNLDYNVKDAQLQELFAQFGAVTSVKVITDKMTGRSKGFAFVEMQNDEDAARAISELNGKPIKERQITVSEAKPKEEKREFKPRRSFNNNNNNRY